Proteins encoded within one genomic window of Nitrospinota bacterium:
- a CDS encoding energy transducer TonB, whose translation MKPQVLNKPWQAVGTQARASKSLDSESVAHYQPSIPIAASNFSSPLQSTRLLKEAFIPPGFSEEKLNQDEEVSTRPIEKLARLSDGISDLSSALLNQIKNGFSAKIRNRIAQVKYYPRIARSRGFEGQPVVAFTLGNGGELLELSIVNPSPFKLLDEAALDAVKSASPYPPIPELLKINSMKFNLPISFMLEER comes from the coding sequence ATGAAACCGCAAGTCTTGAATAAGCCGTGGCAAGCAGTGGGAACCCAGGCGCGGGCTTCAAAAAGTTTAGACTCGGAATCAGTCGCTCACTACCAGCCTTCAATTCCGATCGCCGCAAGCAATTTTTCCTCGCCGTTACAAAGCACCCGTCTTCTAAAGGAAGCCTTCATTCCTCCCGGTTTTTCCGAAGAAAAGCTCAACCAGGATGAAGAGGTTAGTACCAGGCCAATTGAAAAGCTGGCCCGCCTCAGTGACGGAATCAGTGACCTTTCGTCTGCGTTGTTGAACCAAATTAAAAATGGGTTTTCCGCAAAGATTAGGAACCGGATCGCCCAGGTAAAATATTACCCGCGCATTGCCCGCAGTCGGGGGTTCGAGGGACAACCCGTGGTCGCGTTTACCTTGGGAAACGGAGGAGAACTGTTGGAACTTTCTATTGTGAACCCTTCCCCTTTTAAACTGTTGGATGAGGCCGCTCTGGACGCCGTTAAATCCGCGAGCCCCTATCCCCCAATCCCAGAACTTCTAAAAATAAATTCCATGAAATTCAACTTACCGATTTCCTTTATGCTGGAGGAGCGATGA
- a CDS encoding cytochrome c translates to MTVFRGLIYFLILFIASCAPQATKEVPAEFQPGQKIFHKVCSNCHGPDAMGKHTEAPRLIDVEYIQESFSDADIFQTVVAGDNKMPSQRSKVSDEEIKEIIKYLRYSQKAANLVAEDEGDEEKTLEEESPQ, encoded by the coding sequence ATGACAGTTTTTCGGGGGTTGATCTATTTTTTGATTCTATTCATTGCCTCCTGCGCGCCACAAGCCACCAAAGAGGTTCCGGCTGAGTTTCAACCAGGGCAGAAAATTTTCCATAAAGTTTGTTCCAATTGTCATGGGCCCGACGCTATGGGCAAGCACACCGAGGCCCCCCGGCTCATTGATGTTGAATATATTCAGGAAAGTTTTTCCGATGCTGATATTTTCCAAACCGTCGTTGCAGGTGACAATAAAATGCCTTCGCAAAGAAGCAAGGTATCGGATGAGGAAATAAAAGAAATCATCAAATACCTTCGTTACTCTCAGAAAGCTGCAAATCTCGTTGCTGAGGACGAAGGTGATGAAGAAAAAACCTTAGAAGAAGAGAGCCCTCAGTAA
- a CDS encoding cobyrinate a,c-diamide synthase, translating into MTFPHQNVKGLIIAGTQSDIGKTSVTLGLMRLLTRRGLNVSPFKVGPDYIDPGHHSRACGRPSYNLDSVMCPPKYVRNLFSEVSRKSDIAIAEGVMGLFDGASPIKDKGSTAEIAKLTGLPIILIFNGEATARSAAALVQGFVNFDPALNFLGVIANRVNHPGHANIIKAAIEKYTTTKFLGYLPNNPELTLPSRHLGLFQSHEQQDSLYDKWADHLEQHFNIPKILKSINASKKKPIREILNPVPRWTGKQAKKTFKVAVARDEAFAFCYQDTLDVISHYGGEIHFFSPIKDRQLPKNCDWVYLPGGYPELHLKKLSANKAMIQCIRDFGNSRKVIVGECGGLMYLGKSILDEKNHSFPMVGLFDFSTTMNPKKLTLGYRILSFKQKKEIKKDLLMKGHEFHYSSFVNNNETPRMQYLNGKKNVEVKDGYVYKNCFAFYSHIYMGSSTEWLKYILNKVESSSIKEPNL; encoded by the coding sequence ATGACATTCCCTCATCAAAATGTTAAAGGCCTCATCATCGCCGGAACCCAATCCGATATTGGAAAGACTTCGGTTACCTTAGGCTTGATGCGTCTTTTGACCCGTAGAGGGCTTAACGTCAGTCCGTTTAAAGTTGGCCCGGATTATATTGATCCGGGCCATCATTCCCGTGCATGCGGACGACCCAGCTACAACCTGGATTCAGTCATGTGTCCTCCGAAATACGTTCGCAATCTTTTTTCCGAAGTTTCCCGAAAATCAGATATTGCGATTGCAGAAGGCGTGATGGGACTGTTTGATGGAGCCTCTCCAATTAAGGACAAAGGCTCCACCGCCGAAATAGCAAAACTCACAGGACTCCCAATTATTTTGATTTTCAATGGAGAGGCAACGGCACGTTCTGCGGCGGCTCTGGTCCAGGGATTCGTCAATTTTGATCCAGCGCTAAATTTTTTAGGAGTGATCGCTAACCGGGTCAACCACCCCGGACACGCAAATATAATAAAGGCCGCCATAGAGAAATACACCACAACCAAATTCCTGGGATATTTACCTAATAATCCAGAGTTGACCCTGCCTTCCCGGCATTTAGGTCTATTTCAAAGTCATGAACAACAGGATAGTTTGTACGACAAATGGGCCGACCATTTAGAACAACATTTCAATATCCCAAAAATTCTAAAATCTATTAATGCATCTAAAAAAAAACCCATTAGAGAAATTTTAAATCCGGTTCCCCGTTGGACAGGCAAACAAGCAAAAAAAACATTTAAAGTCGCCGTTGCCAGGGACGAGGCGTTTGCATTCTGTTATCAGGATACATTGGATGTTATCTCTCATTATGGAGGTGAGATTCATTTTTTTTCCCCCATAAAAGACAGACAGTTGCCCAAGAATTGTGACTGGGTTTACCTTCCCGGTGGCTATCCAGAACTGCACCTCAAAAAGCTGAGTGCAAACAAAGCCATGATTCAATGCATAAGGGATTTTGGAAATTCCAGGAAAGTAATCGTCGGCGAATGCGGCGGCCTGATGTATTTGGGAAAAAGTATCCTGGATGAAAAAAATCACTCGTTCCCAATGGTTGGTCTTTTTGATTTTTCAACAACCATGAATCCGAAAAAATTGACCCTGGGTTATCGCATTCTAAGTTTTAAACAAAAGAAAGAAATAAAAAAAGATTTGCTCATGAAAGGGCATGAATTTCATTATTCCAGTTTCGTTAATAATAACGAAACGCCTCGTATGCAATATTTAAATGGCAAAAAGAATGTCGAAGTTAAGGATGGCTATGTTTACAAAAATTGTTTCGCATTTTACTCCCATATTTATATGGGAAGTTCCACCGAGTGGTTGAAATACATATTAAATAAAGTTGAATCCAGCTCAATAAAAGAACCCAATTTATAG
- the cobO gene encoding cob(I)yrinic acid a,c-diamide adenosyltransferase, with translation MRKMPASDKRKRKGLIIVNTGDGKGKSTAAFGIALRAAGNKMNVFIMQFMKGKWKAGEKKSFDLLKPNVEMVSMGDGFTWDTENPEQDRETARKAWEIASEKLNSGKYKMVILDEINYVLHYNFLPHKLFIEALKNKPADVHVVCTGRNAPEELIEIADLVTEMRCIKHPFKEQGIPAQKGIEF, from the coding sequence ATGAGAAAAATGCCTGCTTCAGACAAACGAAAAAGAAAAGGATTGATTATCGTCAATACGGGGGATGGTAAGGGAAAATCCACTGCAGCTTTTGGAATTGCTCTTCGAGCCGCAGGCAACAAAATGAACGTTTTCATCATGCAATTTATGAAGGGGAAATGGAAAGCGGGAGAAAAAAAATCGTTCGACCTTTTGAAACCCAACGTTGAAATGGTTTCAATGGGTGATGGCTTCACCTGGGACACTGAAAATCCTGAACAAGATCGAGAAACAGCTCGAAAGGCATGGGAAATTGCTTCTGAAAAATTGAATAGCGGGAAGTATAAAATGGTGATTCTGGACGAAATCAATTATGTCCTGCATTATAATTTTCTTCCCCACAAGCTATTTATCGAAGCTCTCAAAAATAAACCCGCCGATGTCCATGTCGTTTGTACAGGACGAAACGCACCGGAGGAGCTGATTGAAATTGCTGATTTGGTGACAGAAATGCGCTGCATAAAGCATCCTTTCAAGGAACAGGGAATTCCTGCACAAAAAGGTATAGAATTTTAA
- the cobT gene encoding nicotinate-nucleotide--dimethylbenzimidazole phosphoribosyltransferase translates to MPASIQKTLDQILPVDVSDLDKAQRRLDSLTKPPGSLGRLEELARRYVAIKGIDSPSITKKCVFIFAADHGIAKAGVSAYPPEVTAQMVQNFLQGGAAINVLAKHVSAEIVVVDIGVNFDFQNCPGLTHKKIAPGTKDMSAGPAMTRQQAEEALQTGIELAQDSADKGTDVIASGDMGIGNTTPAAAIMSVYGNKTPRQVAGNGTGIDSATLEKKIHLIEQAIKINHPNAKDPIDVLAKLGGFEIAGIAGLILGAASKRTPVIIDGLISGAAAIIAYKLNPIVKDYIFTSHRSQEPGHEILFHLLDQPPLFDFGMRLGEGTGAVLAMSILDASIKIYSQMATFEEAGVSSKVDS, encoded by the coding sequence ATGCCAGCATCGATCCAGAAAACCCTGGACCAAATCCTGCCTGTTGACGTCAGCGACCTGGATAAAGCCCAAAGACGGCTGGACTCCCTGACAAAGCCTCCGGGAAGCCTGGGACGACTGGAAGAACTGGCTCGTCGATATGTCGCCATCAAAGGCATCGACTCTCCCTCAATTACAAAGAAATGTGTTTTTATTTTTGCTGCGGATCATGGCATTGCCAAGGCAGGAGTCAGCGCCTATCCGCCTGAAGTGACGGCGCAAATGGTACAGAATTTTTTGCAAGGCGGCGCCGCCATTAATGTTCTGGCCAAACACGTCTCTGCAGAAATTGTGGTCGTCGATATCGGAGTGAACTTCGATTTTCAGAACTGCCCCGGATTGACTCACAAAAAAATCGCTCCCGGCACGAAAGACATGTCTGCGGGGCCCGCTATGACCCGCCAGCAGGCGGAAGAGGCATTGCAGACAGGAATTGAGCTGGCACAAGATTCGGCGGACAAAGGAACGGATGTTATCGCTTCTGGGGATATGGGAATCGGCAACACCACCCCCGCCGCCGCCATCATGTCCGTCTATGGCAACAAAACACCCCGGCAGGTTGCCGGAAACGGTACGGGCATTGATTCGGCGACCCTTGAAAAAAAGATCCACCTGATTGAACAGGCCATCAAAATAAACCATCCCAATGCAAAGGACCCCATTGACGTTCTTGCCAAGTTGGGCGGATTCGAAATCGCAGGAATCGCCGGACTCATTCTTGGCGCCGCATCCAAAAGGACTCCCGTCATCATCGACGGGCTGATTTCAGGAGCCGCCGCCATCATCGCCTATAAGCTGAATCCCATCGTTAAAGACTATATCTTCACCTCCCACCGATCCCAGGAACCCGGCCACGAGATTTTATTTCACCTGCTGGATCAACCGCCATTGTTTGATTTCGGCATGAGACTGGGAGAAGGAACCGGGGCCGTTTTAGCCATGAGCATCCTGGATGCCTCCATCAAAATCTATTCGCAAATGGCTACCTTTGAGGAAGCGGGGGTCTCCTCCAAAGTCGATTCTTGA